One Mycolicibacterium parafortuitum DNA segment encodes these proteins:
- a CDS encoding DUF3073 domain-containing protein gives MGRGRAKAKQTKVARELKYSSPQTDFERLQRELSNASDDDHRNGSDAPFDDGWVDEDDWRR, from the coding sequence ATGGGCCGCGGCCGGGCAAAGGCAAAGCAGACCAAGGTTGCACGTGAGCTGAAGTACAGCTCACCGCAGACCGACTTCGAGCGGCTTCAGCGCGAGCTGTCGAACGCTTCCGACGACGACCACCGAAACGGCAGTGATGCGCCCTTCGACGATGGTTGGGTCGACGAGGACGACTGGCGGCGCTGA
- a CDS encoding CAF17-like 4Fe-4S cluster assembly/insertion protein YgfZ, producing the protein MASQMSKAAAAVPAPEDGPDAGAVWHYGDPLGEQRAAATGAVVVDRSHRAVLTLTGGERKSWLHTISSQHVSELADGLVVENLSLDGQGRVEDHWLQTELDGRTVIDTEPWRGEPLLAFLRKMIFWADVAVEPADLGVLSLLGPALAEPALLAALGVAELPAEGAAVEVDGGFVRRLPGAGLEVDLVVPRERLADRFSALVAAGARPAGVWAYEAHRVATQRPRLGVDTDERTIPHEVGWIGGPGVGAVHLDKGCYRGQETVARVHNLGKPPRMLVQLHLDGDGDRPSPGDPVLAGGRVVGRLGTVVDHIDEGVIALALVKRGIPVDTALTTGGDVQVAASIDPDSLPPADAVGAGRLAVERLRSGGGGAPR; encoded by the coding sequence ATGGCTTCCCAGATGTCGAAAGCAGCGGCAGCGGTCCCCGCCCCCGAGGACGGGCCCGACGCCGGCGCCGTCTGGCACTACGGGGATCCGCTCGGCGAACAGCGCGCCGCGGCCACCGGCGCGGTCGTCGTCGACCGGTCGCACCGGGCGGTGCTGACGCTGACCGGCGGCGAGCGCAAGTCGTGGCTGCACACCATCTCCAGCCAGCACGTCAGCGAACTCGCCGACGGCCTCGTCGTCGAGAACCTGAGCCTCGACGGGCAGGGCCGTGTCGAAGATCACTGGCTGCAGACCGAACTCGACGGCCGCACCGTGATCGACACCGAGCCGTGGCGTGGTGAACCGCTGCTGGCGTTCCTGCGCAAGATGATCTTCTGGGCCGACGTCGCGGTCGAGCCCGCCGACCTCGGCGTGCTCTCGCTGCTCGGCCCCGCGCTCGCCGAGCCCGCGCTGCTGGCGGCCCTGGGGGTGGCGGAGCTTCCAGCGGAGGGCGCCGCGGTCGAGGTGGACGGCGGGTTCGTGCGTCGGCTACCCGGCGCCGGCCTGGAGGTCGACCTGGTCGTGCCGCGCGAGCGTCTCGCCGACCGGTTCAGCGCTCTGGTGGCGGCGGGCGCACGCCCGGCCGGGGTGTGGGCCTACGAGGCCCACCGCGTCGCCACGCAGCGCCCACGCCTCGGCGTGGATACCGACGAGCGGACCATCCCGCACGAGGTCGGCTGGATCGGCGGGCCCGGCGTCGGCGCGGTCCACCTGGACAAGGGGTGCTACCGCGGGCAGGAGACCGTCGCGCGGGTGCACAATCTCGGCAAGCCGCCGCGGATGCTGGTCCAGTTACACCTCGACGGAGACGGCGACCGGCCGTCACCCGGAGATCCTGTGCTCGCCGGTGGCCGGGTGGTCGGGCGGCTCGGCACGGTGGTGGACCACATCGACGAAGGGGTGATCGCGTTGGCGCTGGTCAAGCGCGGAATTCCGGTCGACACCGCGTTGACGACGGGCGGCGACGTCCAGGTCGCCGCGTCGATCGACCCGGATTCGCTGCCGCCGGCCGACGCTGTCGGGGCGGGCCGGTTGGCGGTCGAGCGACTGCGCTCGGGTGGGGGCGGGGCGCCACGTTGA
- a CDS encoding aminodeoxychorismate lyase, whose product MAEHPGVVVTLDGQLHDPQVPLLHADDLAAVRGDGIFETLLIRQGRPCLLDAHLGRLAHSAQLVDLPAPDTARWRAAVDVAVEAWSAGGGNEGVLRLVYSRGREHGSAPTAYATVGAVPARVHAVRRDGLAALTLERGLAADGIDAMPWLLAGAKTLSYAVNMAALRHAERHGAGDVIFVSTDGHILEGPRSTVVIATPTPEGRTCLLTPPPWYPILRGTTQQALFEVARNKGYDCDYQALTPADLFAAQGVWLVSSITLAARVHTLDGKPLAAAPLADDISALVDAAIICDR is encoded by the coding sequence ATGGCCGAGCATCCGGGCGTCGTCGTCACCCTCGACGGGCAACTGCACGACCCGCAGGTTCCGCTGTTGCACGCCGACGATCTCGCAGCCGTGCGCGGCGACGGGATCTTCGAGACCCTGCTGATCCGCCAGGGTCGGCCGTGCCTGCTGGACGCGCACCTGGGCCGGCTGGCGCACTCCGCGCAGCTGGTCGACCTTCCCGCCCCCGACACCGCGCGGTGGCGCGCCGCGGTCGACGTCGCGGTCGAGGCGTGGTCGGCCGGCGGCGGGAACGAGGGTGTGCTGCGGCTGGTGTATTCGCGGGGCCGTGAACACGGGTCCGCGCCGACCGCCTACGCCACGGTCGGGGCGGTGCCCGCCCGGGTGCACGCCGTACGCCGTGACGGGCTGGCGGCGCTGACCCTGGAACGCGGCCTGGCCGCCGACGGTATCGACGCGATGCCGTGGCTGCTGGCCGGCGCCAAGACGCTGTCCTACGCCGTCAACATGGCCGCGCTGCGGCACGCCGAACGCCACGGCGCCGGCGACGTCATCTTCGTCAGCACCGACGGTCACATCCTGGAGGGTCCACGCTCGACCGTGGTGATCGCGACCCCGACACCCGAGGGCCGAACCTGCCTGCTGACGCCGCCACCGTGGTATCCGATCCTGCGCGGCACCACCCAGCAGGCGCTGTTCGAAGTGGCCCGCAACAAGGGCTACGACTGCGACTACCAGGCCCTCACCCCTGCTGACCTCTTTGCCGCACAAGGGGTTTGGCTGGTCTCCAGCATCACGCTCGCGGCCCGGGTGCACACCCTGGACGGCAAACCGCTCGCGGCCGCACCCCTGGCCGACGACATTTCGGCGTTGGTCGACGCCGCGATCATCTGCGATCGCTGA
- a CDS encoding ABC transporter substrate-binding protein produces the protein MHTSWAGGWALACAVAVVTVSACAPTAGTAPTLDATKCRKDALGTLYPGILTFGADQPVYPPWYKGDDPANGEGFESALAYAVAAELQYGGDDVRWVRVPFNTALAPGPKAFDVNLSQFSITEQRRAAVDFSSPYFDVTQAVVTVRDSRAAGVTTISGLSRLTLGTQVGSTGHTAASDLIGSGSVQTYHTLIDAKMALLGRQIDAIVLDLPTALAVAGDLRDGVLLGQLPSAGGEVEQFGIVLARDSPLTRCVSWAVDSLRADGTLVKLQNRWLRDTGSVAVLAQG, from the coding sequence ATGCATACGTCCTGGGCCGGGGGATGGGCGCTGGCCTGCGCGGTCGCCGTCGTCACCGTCTCGGCCTGCGCGCCGACGGCCGGCACCGCGCCGACACTGGACGCGACGAAGTGCCGCAAGGACGCACTCGGCACGCTCTACCCCGGGATCCTGACCTTCGGCGCCGACCAACCGGTGTATCCGCCCTGGTACAAGGGTGACGACCCGGCCAACGGCGAGGGATTCGAGTCCGCGCTCGCTTACGCCGTCGCCGCCGAACTGCAGTACGGCGGCGACGACGTGCGATGGGTGCGGGTGCCGTTCAACACGGCCCTTGCACCCGGGCCGAAGGCCTTCGACGTGAACCTCTCCCAGTTCTCCATCACCGAACAGCGGCGCGCGGCAGTGGACTTCTCCAGCCCGTACTTCGACGTCACACAGGCGGTGGTGACCGTGCGCGACTCCCGTGCCGCAGGGGTCACCACCATCTCCGGGCTAAGCCGGCTCACGCTGGGGACGCAGGTCGGCAGCACCGGACACACTGCCGCGTCTGACCTGATCGGATCTGGGTCGGTGCAGACCTACCACACCCTCATCGATGCCAAGATGGCGCTGCTCGGCCGGCAGATCGACGCGATCGTCCTGGATTTGCCGACGGCGCTCGCCGTTGCCGGCGACCTGCGCGACGGCGTCCTGCTGGGCCAACTACCGTCCGCCGGTGGGGAGGTCGAGCAGTTCGGCATCGTGTTGGCGCGCGACAGTCCGCTGACCCGGTGCGTGTCCTGGGCGGTGGACTCGCTGCGCGCCGACGGCACGTTGGTCAAGCTGCAGAACCGCTGGCTCAGGGACACCGGATCTGTCGCGGTGCTGGCTCAAGGCTGA
- a CDS encoding SDR family NAD(P)-dependent oxidoreductase — MGAGKLDGKVALISGSGRGIGRAVAEKLAAEGARVVVNDLDAEPAREAVAAIEAAGGQAVACVGSVTDPEFAERFVATAVENFGGLDIIVNNAGYTWDNVIQKMTDQQWNDIIDVHLTAPFRILRAAQPVISGLAKKEKAENGKANRRAIVNTSSISGMQGNPGQVNYSTAKAGLLGMTKTLAKEWGRYNVTVNAIAYGVINTRLTTVTTEEKTIDVDGREIKVGVNPAVYETVTSQIALGRGGEVEEAAGAVYLLCAPESSYITAQTLVCSGGA, encoded by the coding sequence GTGGGCGCAGGCAAGCTTGACGGCAAGGTGGCACTGATCTCCGGATCGGGACGGGGTATCGGACGTGCGGTCGCTGAGAAGCTGGCCGCCGAGGGCGCCCGCGTGGTCGTCAACGATCTAGACGCCGAGCCCGCCAGGGAAGCCGTCGCCGCGATCGAGGCCGCCGGCGGACAGGCCGTCGCCTGCGTCGGCAGCGTCACCGACCCCGAGTTCGCCGAGCGTTTCGTCGCCACCGCGGTGGAGAACTTCGGCGGACTGGACATCATCGTCAACAACGCCGGCTACACCTGGGACAACGTCATCCAGAAGATGACCGACCAGCAGTGGAACGACATCATCGACGTGCACCTGACCGCGCCGTTCCGCATCTTGCGGGCTGCGCAGCCGGTCATCTCCGGGCTGGCCAAGAAGGAGAAGGCCGAGAACGGGAAGGCCAACCGCCGCGCGATCGTCAACACCTCGTCCATCTCGGGCATGCAGGGCAACCCGGGTCAGGTCAACTACTCGACCGCCAAGGCCGGCCTGCTCGGTATGACCAAGACGCTGGCCAAGGAGTGGGGCCGCTACAACGTCACCGTCAACGCCATCGCCTACGGCGTGATCAACACCCGGCTAACCACGGTGACCACCGAGGAGAAGACGATCGACGTCGACGGCCGCGAGATCAAGGTCGGCGTCAACCCCGCTGTGTACGAGACCGTCACCTCTCAGATCGCCCTCGGCCGTGGCGGCGAGGTCGAGGAGGCCGCCGGCGCGGTGTACCTGCTGTGCGCCCCCGAGTCCAGCTACATCACCGCGCAGACGCTGGTCTGCAGCGGCGGGGCGTGA